The following DNA comes from Bacteroidota bacterium.
GTTGGCTGGTAAAGATACACCTGAACCGTTACTTTTTTTTAGAGACTGCCGTTGCAAATGGCAGTCTCTTTTTTATTAATTTTGCCCATTGATTTCGATTTTTAATTAAAAGATTCGCAACCAATTAAACACAAATCCCATGTCAGGTCATAATAAATGGTCAACGATTAAAAGAAAGAAAGGAGCGTTGGATGCAAAGCGGTCCAAGATCTTCTCCAGGATCATCAAAGATATAAGGATAGCAGTCAAAGAAGGCGGGCCTGACCCGGAAGGCAATCCAAGGCTGCGATTGGCCATATCCAATGCCAAAGGGGCCAGCATGCCCAAGGACAACATCATACGCGCGATCAATGCCGGAAAGGAAAAAGACGGTTCAGATTTCGTGGAGACAACCTATGAAGGGTATCTTCCCAACGGTATTGCCGTATATGTTGAATGTACCACGGACAACCTGCAACGCACCGTAAGTAACATAAGAGCCATATTCAACAAATACGGAGGGAACCTGGGTACAAACGGGTCGCTTAG
Coding sequences within:
- a CDS encoding YebC/PmpR family DNA-binding transcriptional regulator, with translation MSGHNKWSTIKRKKGALDAKRSKIFSRIIKDIRIAVKEGGPDPEGNPRLRLAISNAKGASMPKDNIIRAINAGKEKDGSDFVETTYEGYLPNGIAVYVECTTDNLQRTVSNIRAIFNKYGGNLGTNGSL